From the Bos taurus isolate L1 Dominette 01449 registration number 42190680 breed Hereford chromosome 20, ARS-UCD2.0, whole genome shotgun sequence genome, one window contains:
- the LOC112442977 gene encoding integumentary mucin C.1-like, whose protein sequence is MPGVKSHFQQLGQVNLSEPQFAYLYPRNNSMDVLSIVVRAQNMAQKIICISITTIILISSTITTTTITTIITTTTTIITTTTTIITTTTITTTIITTTTTIITTITTTTTTTTTITITTTTTTTTTTITTTTTTTITTTIITTIITITTTTTTTIITITTIRRTTIREAC, encoded by the coding sequence ATGCCTGGGGTAAAATCCCACTTCCAACAACTTGGACAAGTcaacctctcagagcctcagtttgcttATCTGTACCCTAGGAATAATAGTATGGATGTTCTAAGCATTGTAGTAAGAGCTCAAAATATGGCTCAAAAAATCATCTGCATaagcatcaccaccatcatcctcatctccagcaccatcaccaccaccaccatcaccactatcatcaccaccaccaccaccatcatcaccaccaccaccaccatcatcaccaccaccaccatcaccaccaccatcatcaccaccaccaccaccatcatcaccaccatcaccaccaccaccaccaccaccaccaccatcaccatcaccaccaccaccaccaccaccaccaccaccatcaccaccaccaccacaaccaccatcaccaccaccatcatcaccaccatcatcaccatcaccaccaccaccaccaccaccatcatcaccatcaccaccatcaggaGAACCACAATCAGAGAAGCCTGTTAG